The DNA region GGGTGAAGATGAGGCGCGCCTGACGCTCCTGGGAGTCTCGGCCGGGCTGCCCGCCCTCGGGGGCTCCTTCCTTCTCTTCGACATCGGAGGCGGCAGCACCGAGTTCGTCTTGGCCGAGTCCGCGCGCCCTGCGGTCATGGTGAGCCTGAGGCTCGGTGTGGTCGCTCTCGCGGAGCGTCACACGGACGCGGGCCCCGTGGATCTGCGCCAGCTGGCTCGTCTGGAGGCGGCGATCGACCAGGCCCTGTCTGCCGGGCTCATCCCCGGCATCAGCGGCGCGCGGTCCCCGGAGCTCGTGGGCACCGCCGGCACGGTGACGACGCTGGCCGCCCTCGATCTCGAACTCACGGCCTACGATGCCGCCCGGGTCCAGGGCCACCGGCTCACCAGGCGCGCGATCGAGGTCCAGCTCGCGCGACTCGCCGGGCTGACCGTGAGCGAGCGGGCGGCCTTGCCGTGCCTCGAACGCGGGCGGGCCGACCTCATCGTGCCGGGCGCGGCCATCTGCCTGGCCGTCCTGACGCGCCTGGGCTTCGACAGCCTGATCGTGAGCGACCGTGGTCTGCGGGAGGGCATCCTGTATGAGATACTGAGCAAGTCATGATGCGAAGATGGGCGGCCAGGCGCGGTGCCGAGCGGTCGAGCGTGCTCGGGGCCCTCGTGAGCCTGGCCCGCTGAGACGGAGGAACCATGGCGAATCGATCCGGCCAGTACACCGAGAAGCAGGAGCGCCGATTGGGCATCCAGTTGGCGCCGCGAGCGCCCAAGCTGGCCTGGCTGGAGTGGGTCCTGCCCGTGTGCGCGGCCGCGCTCCTTCTCATCATGTTCCGTCCCGACGTCGTTCCGCGCCTGCTCTCGGAGCCCGCGGCCTCGCCCGCGGCGTGGGTCGCCTGGGGGCTGGTGGGAGCGCTCTCGGGGATCGTGCTCTTCTCGGCGGCCCTCGTCGTGTTCTTTCTCGTCTACTCGCCGGTCTATCTCGCGGGGAAGATGCCCCAGCTGGTGGGCAAGGGCGGCTGGACCGATCGGCGCGAGATCCGATTCTACGGCCTGTGCTTTTTGCTCCTCTGCCTCATGATCGCCCTCATCGCCGTCTCGCTCATGACGGACGACTGGCGCTGGGTGGGCTCCGCTTTCCTCGCCCTCACCGGGTTCGCGCCGGTGGTCTGGCGGTCCCTGGTCTAAGGCGCGGTGTTGACAGTGCTCGGACCGCTGACTATCCTTGACGAACGGATATGAACGACATCGCGGTCCTGGTGCTCAACTACACATACGAGCCGCTCCATTTCACCAACGCCAAGCGCGCCGTCACCCTGCTCCTCGCGGGCAAGGCCGAGAGCGTGGAGAGCTCGCCCCGCGTGATCCGCTCGCCCTCGCGGGCCTTCCCGCTGCCCTCCGTCATCCGGCTGGCCGCCTATATCCGGAAGCCCTTCCTGGAGCGGGTAGCCTTCAACAAGAAGAACATCCTCCGCCGGGATGGCTACACCTGCCAGTACTGCTCCCGGCGCGGGGAGAAGCTCACGGTGGATCACGTCATGCCGCGCTCGCGGGGCGGCCAGACGACGTGGACCAATGTGGTGGCCGCCTGCCTCCGCTGCAACCTCTTCAAGGGCAATCGGACCCTCGACGAGTCCCGCATGCGTCTCATCCGAGAGCCGGTCCACCCGCAGTTCCTCTTCTCGGTCCACCTGATGCGGCACCCGCACGCGACCAGCTTCCTCGACTCGTGGCGGAAGTACCTGGTGGCGGTTCCCACCGCCCCCTGAGCGTGTCTTTCAGGCTGTCCTCGGAGTACGCGCCCGCGGGCGATCAGCCCGGGGCCATCGAGCGCCTCGCCTCTCTGGTGGCCGAGGGCCACCCGCACGCCGTGCTCCTCGGGATCACGGGGAGCGGCAAGACCTTCACGCTCGCCAACGTGATCAGGCAGCTCGCGCGGCCCGCCCTCGTCATCTCGCCCAACAAGACCCTGGCCGCGCAGCTCTACGGCGAGTTCAAGTCGTTCTTTCCCGACAATGCCGTGGAGTATTTCGTGTCGTATTACGATTACTACCAGCCCGAAGCCTATATCCCGCAGTCGGACACCTATATCGAGAAGGACGCCCTCGTCAACGACGAGATCGACCGCATGCGGCACTCGGCCACCACCTCGCTCTTCGAGCGCCGGGACGTCATCGTGGTCGCCTCCGTCTCGTGCATCTACGGAATCGGCGAGCCGGAAACCTACCAGGGCATGCACGTCGGGCTCGAGGTCGGACAGACGTTCGAGCGCGACGCCCTCATGCGGAGCCTGGTGGCCATCCAGTACGAGCGCAACGACGTCGACTTCCGGCGGGGCACCTTCCGCGTGCGGGGCGACGTGGTCGAGATCTTC from Candidatus Methylomirabilota bacterium includes:
- a CDS encoding Ppx/GppA phosphatase family protein, yielding MKRVAAVDLGTNTVRLLVGEARPSEWRPLLETQRVTRLGEGQAARGALGDAPMRRTTAVVAEFVERARALGAEEIRIVATSAVRDASNRDDLLAAVRAACGCSVEVISGEDEARLTLLGVSAGLPALGGSFLLFDIGGGSTEFVLAESARPAVMVSLRLGVVALAERHTDAGPVDLRQLARLEAAIDQALSAGLIPGISGARSPELVGTAGTVTTLAALDLELTAYDAARVQGHRLTRRAIEVQLARLAGLTVSERAALPCLERGRADLIVPGAAICLAVLTRLGFDSLIVSDRGLREGILYEILSKS
- a CDS encoding HNH endonuclease — encoded protein: MNDIAVLVLNYTYEPLHFTNAKRAVTLLLAGKAESVESSPRVIRSPSRAFPLPSVIRLAAYIRKPFLERVAFNKKNILRRDGYTCQYCSRRGEKLTVDHVMPRSRGGQTTWTNVVAACLRCNLFKGNRTLDESRMRLIREPVHPQFLFSVHLMRHPHATSFLDSWRKYLVAVPTAP